In the genome of Streptomyces lydicus, the window CACCGCGGATGTGGCGCACGAGCTGCGCACGCCGGTGGCCGGGCTGGTGGCTGCGGCGGAGTTGCTGCCGCAGCCGCGGGCGGTGGAGCTGGTGCGGGACCGGGCGCAGGCGATGCGGCGGCTGGTGGAGGACCTGCTGGAGGTCTCGCGGCTGGACGCGGGGGTGGAGCGGGCGGATCTGGACGCCTGTGAGCTGCCGTCGCTGGTGCGCGGGATCGTGCGGCGGGCGGCGCGCCAGCGCGGGGTCGACGAGGTGTCGGTGACCGTGGAGGGCGAGCCGTGGATCGTGGAGACGGACCGGCGCCGGGTGGAGCGGGTGCTGGTGAATCTGCTGGCGAACGCGGCCAAGCACGGCAAGCCGCCGATCGAGGTGGTGGTGGCGGGGGCGCGGATCGTGGTGCGCGATCACGGTCCGGGCTATCCGGCGGAGCTGTGCGCGGAGGGGCCGCGGCGGTTCCGTACGGCGGCGCCGGAGCGGGGGACCGGGCACGGTCTGGGGCTGACGATCGCGGCCGGGCAGGCTCAGGTACTGGGGGCGCGGCTGGACTTCGGCGCCGCCGCGGACGGCGGCGCCGAGGCGGTACTGGAACTGCCGGACCTTACGGCCACGGCGCCGGGAACCGGTGGTGCGCTCGCCGAGACCGGCAACGGTTCCTGACGCGGCTTGTCCGGGTCTGCGGCTACAGCCCCAGGTCCTTGATGATCTTGGCGACATGGCCGGTGGCCTTGACGTTGTAGAGGGCGCGCTCGACCTTGCCCTCCTCGTCGAGGATGACGGTGGAGCGGATGACGCCGGTGACGGTCTTGCCGTAGAGCTTCTTCTCGCCGAAGGCGCCGTAGGCCTCCAGGACCGTCTTGCCGGGGTCGCCGAGGAGGGTGACCTCGAGCTCTTCCTTCTCGCGGAACTTGGCCAGCTTCTCGGGCTTGTCGGGGGAGATGCCGATGACGTCGTAGCCGTGGCCGGCGAGGAAGTCGAGGTTGTCGGTGAAGTCGCAGGCCTGCTTGGTGCAGCCGGGGGTCAGGGCGGCCGGATAGAAGTAGACGATGACCTTGCGGCCCCGGTGGTCGGCGAGCGAGACCTGCTTGCCGTCCGCGTCGGGCAGGGTGAAGGCGGGGGCGGTGTCGCCCGGCTGCAGTCGCTCGCTCATGACTCTCCTTGGTGGGGGTCCGCAGGGGCCCCGAAGCGTGGGTCCGTACGCCCCCGACATTAGCCAGCCGGGGCGCGGAGGGGTGGCGGGGGCGTCCCGGGGCGCCTCAGGGGGGCGAAACGGGGGTGCTGTGGGGCGCAGGGGGGCGTGAGCTGACAGACTGTCCATCACGAATCGGCAGTCAGTTGTGTGGCCGGTTCCGTACGGGGCCCCGTGCCCGGCCCCCGTACGCATCGGCGCGAGACGACGGAGGCAGCGCGGTGGCGGAAGCCAGGACCCCGGCGCAGATCGAGGCGGACATCGTCCGCAGGCGGCAGGAGCTCGCCGTCACGCTCGACGAGATCGGTGTGCGGCTGCACCCGAAGACGATCATGGACGATGCCAAGGCGAGGGCGGCGGCCGCCGTGGACCGTACGGCGGGGCGGGCGTATGTGGCCGCCAATCGTGCGGTCTCGGATGTGCGGGCCCAGCTGGTGTCGGAGGACGGGGTGCCGCGGCTGGAGCGGATCGTTCCGGTGGCGATGGTCGGTGTAGCCCTGGTCGGTCTGCTGACGCTGCGCGCCCGGCGGCGCCGCTGAGGGCTTGTCCCCGGGGGCGGCCGCGGTGCGTGCCGGGTGCCGCCGGGCAGGTACGGTCATGCCGTGAGCCCGAATAACACCAAGGACACCCACGACAAGCTGCCGATCCGGATGCTGCACGACCGTGTGCTGGTCCGGACGGACATCCCCGAGGGCGAGCGCCGCTCGTCCGGGGGCATCGTCATTCCCGCGACCGCGGCGGTCGGCCGCCGCCTGGCCTGGGCCGAGGTGGTCGCGGTCGGGCAGAACGTGCGGACCGTCGAGGTGGGGGACCGGGTGCTGTACGACCCGGAGGACCGGGCCGAGGTCGAGGTGCGCGGAGTGGCGTATGTGCTGATGCGCGAGCGCGATCTGCATGCGGTGGCCGCGGAGCGGCTGGAGGGCGCGGAGGACGCGACCGGGCTGTACCTGTAGCCCGGCCGGCGGCCGCCCGCAGCTCCGTCGGCAGCCGTGGCCCTGTCCGCACTCCACGGGCGGTGACCGGGGTCACCGCCCGTTTCGCTGCCCTTTGCTAGCCTCGGGACACACCCGACGAGACGCGCCGTACCGGGTCACGACAAGACGACGCACCCCTGGTGAAGCTCTTGTCGCGGAGGTGCCCGTCATGGCCTGGATCCTGCTCGTGATCGCCGGACTGCTGGAGGTCGGCTGGTCGGTCGGGATGAAGTTCACGGACGGATTCACCCGGCTGTGGCCCAGTGTGTTCACCGGTGCGGGCATCGTCGCCAGCATGGTCCTGCTCTCGTACGCGGCCCGGAGCCTGCCGATCGGTACCGCCTACGGCGTGTGGGTCGGCATCGGAGCGGCCGGTGCGGCGGTGCTCGGCATGACGACGCTCGGCGAACCGGTCACGGCGGCCCGGATCTTCTTCATCTGCCTGCTGCTGGTGGCGGTGGTCGGGCTCAAGGCGACCTCGGGGCACTGACGGGGCGTACGCCTCCGCCCGGGGCGCCGCCCCGGCCCGCCTCCGCTACCCGCCCTCGCCCCACCGCCACCGCAGCCGCTGTTCCAGGTCGTCGCTCTGGGGCTCGTACGTCGGGGTGTCGTGGGTGGGCTCCGCGGTCGGTGTGGGTTCGGCCGGCGGGGTGGGGGTGGGCGGTTGGCCGGTCGGCCGGGTGGGGGCGCCGGTGGGCGGGGTGGGGACGGTGGATCCGGTCGGGTCCTCGGACGGTGAGCCCGAGACGTCGGGGGAGGCCGAGTCGCTGCCGGACGGCGAGGGCGACACCGGCTCGGCGCCCTCCTCCAGTTGCAGGTCGAAATCGCGGACCGGGCGCCCGTTCAGCGCGGCCGCGGTGTAGTCGGCCCAGATCTGCGCGGGGTAGTCGCCGCCGTTGACCCGCGCCAGCCCGCCGGCGCCGTAGAGGGGTTCCTGGGCGGCGCTCTCCGGGTTCTGGCCGAGCACCGCGACGACGGTGGCGAGATCGGGGGTGTAGCCGGCGAACCACGCGGCCTTGTCGTCCTCCGCGGTGCCGGTCTTGCCCGCCGCGGGCCGCCCGGCGCCCTGGGCCGCGGTGCCGGTGCCGCCGTCGACGACGCTGCGCAGGACCGAGGTGGTGGTGTCGGCCGCGGCGCGCGGGATGGCGGTGGTCTCCTCGCGCTCGGGCAGCTCGATCTCCTCCTGCTCACTCTTGGTGATCTTGTCGACCAGGGTGTACGGCCGGTGGCTGCCGTGGTGGGCGAGGGTGGCGTAGACCTGGGTCATGTCCAGGACGCTGGGGGTGGCGGTGCCCAGCGAGATCGCGCCCTGGGACGAGGCGAGGCTGGGGGTGTCCGCGGGGATGCCCAGGTCGACGGCGGTGGCCTTGACCTTGGCGGGGCCGACGTCGATGCCCATCTGTGCGTAGACGGCGTTGACGGACTTGTCGGTGGCCTCGCTGACGGTGATCGGGCCGTAGGAGCGGTCGTCCTCGTTGGCGGGCGCGAAGCCGGTGCGGGTGCCGTGACTGACCGTCATCCGCTTGTTGGTGCCGTCGTAGACGGTGTTGGGGGTGATCCGCTCACCGTCCTGGGTGGTGGAGTTGTTCTGCACGGCGGAGGCGAAGACGATCGGCTTGAAGGTGGAGCCGACCTGGTAGTCGCTGCGGGTGGCGCCGTTGACGAACTGCTTGGCGTAGTCGATGCCGCCGTAGAGGGCGACGACCCGGCCGCTGGCGGGGTCGATGGAGGCGCCGCCGGCCCGGACGTAGCGGTCGGCCTTCCGGGAGTCGTCGAGGCGGTCCATCACCCGGGTGTTGACCGCCTTGACGAAGGCGTTCTGGCGTTTTCTGCTGATGGTGGTGGTGATGCGGTAGCCGCCGGTCCGCAGGGTGTCCTCGTCGAGGATCTGGTTGTCGGTGAGGTAGTTCTTGACCGCTTCGACGAGGTAGCCGCGCTGGCCGGACAGCCCCGTGGAGGGCTTGGCGGGCCTGGGCAGGGGGAACTCCAGCGCGGCCCGGTCGGCCTTGGTGAGCCACTTCTGCTTGACCATGCCGTCCAGGACGTAGTTCCAGCGCGCCAGCACCCGCGCGCGGTTGCCGGGGTGGGCGGTGATGTCGTAGGCGCTGGGGGCGTTGAGGAGGGTGGCGAGGTAGGCGCCCTGGGCGGTGGTCAGCTGCTCCGCGTT includes:
- a CDS encoding sensor histidine kinase, which codes for MGIRGRIALAISGMTALAVVVLGFAVHHIADAERERAARAYQDDRLSSALQIYERDGTRALGAQVDDETLPSPLRDAVFKNRSGTYISGGEDPRVWAATGVGGSGEGAVTRTLSVSAAYPHDDPSQLALDRALLIAGCGTVLLMAVVSWFVAQRLSRRLRLSAAAARRIAAGEAPDAEALASNGRDEVAELGRSVHHMATSLAAQAQAEREFTADVAHELRTPVAGLVAAAELLPQPRAVELVRDRAQAMRRLVEDLLEVSRLDAGVERADLDACELPSLVRGIVRRAARQRGVDEVSVTVEGEPWIVETDRRRVERVLVNLLANAAKHGKPPIEVVVAGARIVVRDHGPGYPAELCAEGPRRFRTAAPERGTGHGLGLTIAAGQAQVLGARLDFGAAADGGAEAVLELPDLTATAPGTGGALAETGNGS
- the bcp gene encoding thioredoxin-dependent thiol peroxidase, encoding MSERLQPGDTAPAFTLPDADGKQVSLADHRGRKVIVYFYPAALTPGCTKQACDFTDNLDFLAGHGYDVIGISPDKPEKLAKFREKEELEVTLLGDPGKTVLEAYGAFGEKKLYGKTVTGVIRSTVILDEEGKVERALYNVKATGHVAKIIKDLGL
- a CDS encoding DUF3618 domain-containing protein, producing MAEARTPAQIEADIVRRRQELAVTLDEIGVRLHPKTIMDDAKARAAAAVDRTAGRAYVAANRAVSDVRAQLVSEDGVPRLERIVPVAMVGVALVGLLTLRARRRR
- a CDS encoding GroES family chaperonin, with product MLHDRVLVRTDIPEGERRSSGGIVIPATAAVGRRLAWAEVVAVGQNVRTVEVGDRVLYDPEDRAEVEVRGVAYVLMRERDLHAVAAERLEGAEDATGLYL
- a CDS encoding DMT family transporter, with amino-acid sequence MAWILLVIAGLLEVGWSVGMKFTDGFTRLWPSVFTGAGIVASMVLLSYAARSLPIGTAYGVWVGIGAAGAAVLGMTTLGEPVTAARIFFICLLLVAVVGLKATSGH
- a CDS encoding transglycosylase domain-containing protein produces the protein MSGQRTGWRRVLPTWRAVLGTVLLFLLLVVGGLVAGYLLVGIPPANSAAKAQSTVYLYSDGSELARDGEINRQNVTLGQVPKAVQQAVLAAEDRDFYAESAVDPAAMLRAAWNTVTGKGKQSGSTITQQYVKNYYLGQEQTVTRKAKEFFIAIKLDREVSKDRILEGYLNSSYYGRNAYGIQAAAQSYYGRNAEQLTTAQGAYLATLLNAPSAYDITAHPGNRARVLARWNYVLDGMVKQKWLTKADRAALEFPLPRPAKPSTGLSGQRGYLVEAVKNYLTDNQILDEDTLRTGGYRITTTISRKRQNAFVKAVNTRVMDRLDDSRKADRYVRAGGASIDPASGRVVALYGGIDYAKQFVNGATRSDYQVGSTFKPIVFASAVQNNSTTQDGERITPNTVYDGTNKRMTVSHGTRTGFAPANEDDRSYGPITVSEATDKSVNAVYAQMGIDVGPAKVKATAVDLGIPADTPSLASSQGAISLGTATPSVLDMTQVYATLAHHGSHRPYTLVDKITKSEQEEIELPEREETTAIPRAAADTTTSVLRSVVDGGTGTAAQGAGRPAAGKTGTAEDDKAAWFAGYTPDLATVVAVLGQNPESAAQEPLYGAGGLARVNGGDYPAQIWADYTAAALNGRPVRDFDLQLEEGAEPVSPSPSGSDSASPDVSGSPSEDPTGSTVPTPPTGAPTRPTGQPPTPTPPAEPTPTAEPTHDTPTYEPQSDDLEQRLRWRWGEGG